The following proteins come from a genomic window of Oscillatoria sp. FACHB-1407:
- a CDS encoding LuxR C-terminal-related transcriptional regulator, with product MAEPILELLDSTRLLFDLQRGNEIAQRLGGCLDPEAIARQVTQGLVAQFGCAFARIWLVEPDRTALRLVASSGMYTRTDGFFSRVPMGAFKVGKIAQNRVSFLSNNLPEEPWVKDREWAIANHIRGFAGYPLEVSDRVVGVLALFSQNPMAPEFLEVLRNLCTTVTVALDIALRYQQEQQSWRSTQPTLTANPPLSDQIATVLSAARLTLVGTEQTLPISISHVFLRTAEVLHRLNCIYCRLTYGTDAVTMEAIIPAPETSIQLDDWIHSAFGELVFTASCLGGVLQTQLGTNQKVIQILLKLPYSRHPTTTGICIQCRSPVLQLAFTQLAYKAGFTLCSLPSATVPLLTDDAELLSTAQYVLWVNTTQQPVPDGIHARLDLDISPDQLREAMATVLKGQRWNIEVPPKAVMLSEREQEILSLLAQGLRDRDIANTILISESTVKFHMNNVLTKLKARTRYQALALAIAQGWLPNPPLQK from the coding sequence GTGGCTGAACCAATTCTTGAACTGCTGGATTCAACGCGGCTGTTGTTTGATTTGCAACGAGGCAACGAAATTGCTCAGCGTTTGGGGGGTTGTCTAGACCCGGAGGCGATCGCTCGTCAGGTCACCCAGGGGTTAGTTGCCCAATTTGGCTGCGCTTTTGCCCGCATCTGGCTCGTGGAACCCGATCGCACTGCCCTGCGGCTCGTTGCCTCATCGGGGATGTATACCCGCACCGATGGCTTTTTTAGCAGAGTGCCCATGGGCGCGTTTAAGGTGGGCAAGATTGCTCAGAACCGGGTGTCCTTCCTCAGCAACAACCTGCCCGAAGAACCCTGGGTCAAAGACCGGGAGTGGGCGATCGCCAATCATATTCGGGGCTTTGCTGGATATCCACTAGAAGTGAGCGATCGCGTGGTGGGTGTGCTGGCACTGTTTAGCCAAAACCCAATGGCTCCGGAATTTTTGGAGGTGCTGCGCAATCTCTGTACAACGGTTACGGTGGCACTCGACATTGCGTTGCGCTACCAGCAAGAGCAACAATCCTGGCGATCGACCCAACCGACACTAACCGCCAATCCACCCCTATCCGATCAGATTGCTACCGTTCTCAGTGCAGCCCGTCTAACGTTGGTCGGAACAGAGCAAACCTTACCGATCTCGATCAGTCATGTATTTCTACGAACGGCAGAAGTTTTACACCGACTGAATTGCATTTACTGTCGGCTGACCTATGGCACCGATGCAGTGACGATGGAGGCAATTATTCCTGCACCAGAAACATCCATTCAGCTTGACGATTGGATTCACTCTGCCTTTGGAGAACTTGTCTTCACAGCCTCCTGTTTGGGGGGAGTATTACAGACGCAGTTGGGAACCAATCAAAAGGTGATTCAAATTCTGTTGAAATTGCCTTATAGTCGCCATCCCACCACAACTGGCATTTGCATTCAATGTCGATCGCCCGTCCTGCAACTGGCATTTACCCAGCTTGCCTACAAAGCGGGTTTCACCCTGTGCAGCCTACCCAGCGCAACCGTCCCCCTGTTAACTGATGATGCTGAATTGTTGTCTACCGCTCAGTACGTTTTGTGGGTCAACACCACTCAACAACCCGTACCGGATGGGATTCACGCCAGGTTAGATCTCGACATTAGCCCCGATCAACTGCGAGAAGCCATGGCTACCGTGCTGAAAGGGCAGCGATGGAACATTGAGGTACCTCCAAAAGCTGTGATGTTGTCGGAGCGCGAACAGGAAATTCTATCCCTGTTGGCACAAGGACTGCGCGATCGCGACATTGCCAATACGATTTTGATCAGCGAGAGCACGGTGAAATTTCACATGAATAACGTGCTGACCAAGCTCAAAGCCCGGACTCGGTATCAAGCACTCGCTCTGGCGATCGCTCAGGGGTGGTTGCCCAACCCACCCTTACAGAAATAA
- a CDS encoding papain fold toxin domain-containing protein has product MGNLVVRFPLLQCEECASTLKQWLKQRGISGKLWRLTTRYDGEDFILSDRLEQKGCFEAITENGVHYGVEVYGKIFDNLSRHGLLLDDWVKDFTSLSNEFNVEAIEEF; this is encoded by the coding sequence ATTGGTAATCTCGTTGTTCGCTTCCCATTACTACAATGCGAGGAGTGTGCCAGTACGCTTAAACAATGGCTTAAACAACGTGGAATCTCCGGAAAACTCTGGCGACTGACAACTCGCTATGATGGGGAAGACTTCATTCTTAGCGATCGCCTTGAACAGAAGGGGTGCTTCGAAGCAATAACCGAAAATGGTGTCCATTATGGAGTTGAGGTGTATGGAAAAATATTTGACAACCTTTCCAGGCATGGGCTCTTGCTAGACGATTGGGTTAAGGATTTTACATCTCTGTCTAATGAATTTAATGTCGAAGCAATTGAAGAATTCTAA
- a CDS encoding alpha/beta hydrolase: MHHQEGTFQSSDDLRLYYQFWRPETPIRAVLVAIHGMGGHSGLFGNVVKALVPKGYAVYTYDARGNGRSPGQRGYINAWSEFREDLRLFLQWVRSQEPDSPVFLLGHSVGAVVVLDYGLRCLEEAKTLQGVIISAPIIGSTGVSPIKVWIGQLLSNVYPRFSLSTGLDSDTGARDLAIVEGYRKDPLRHSQVTARFGSEFLATVAWIQAHAADWQLPLLILLGGSDRVALPDGGRRFFQNAGCLDKEQHEYPDTYHEIFDDLDRQQVLADLENWLERHLSPTMTSAV; encoded by the coding sequence ATGCACCATCAGGAAGGCACCTTTCAGAGCAGCGATGACCTCCGTTTGTATTACCAGTTCTGGCGACCGGAGACACCCATACGAGCCGTATTAGTCGCTATCCACGGCATGGGTGGGCACAGCGGACTGTTTGGCAATGTGGTCAAGGCATTAGTGCCGAAAGGCTATGCAGTATATACCTATGATGCGCGGGGCAATGGGCGATCGCCCGGCCAACGCGGGTATATCAACGCCTGGTCGGAATTTCGGGAAGATTTGCGATTGTTTTTGCAGTGGGTCAGGAGCCAGGAGCCAGATAGCCCTGTATTTTTGTTGGGACACAGCGTTGGGGCAGTCGTGGTGCTCGACTATGGGTTGCGCTGTCTTGAAGAGGCGAAAACCCTGCAAGGAGTCATCATTTCGGCTCCCATTATTGGCTCAACCGGGGTTTCACCGATCAAAGTGTGGATCGGGCAGTTGTTGTCGAATGTGTATCCTCGGTTTAGCCTCAGCACTGGGTTGGATTCCGATACGGGGGCACGCGATCTGGCGATCGTTGAGGGTTATCGCAAAGATCCACTGCGCCATTCTCAGGTCACGGCTCGGTTTGGCAGCGAGTTTTTGGCGACAGTAGCCTGGATTCAAGCTCACGCAGCAGATTGGCAGTTGCCGTTGCTTATCTTGTTGGGAGGAAGCGATCGCGTTGCCTTGCCCGATGGCGGACGACGATTTTTTCAAAATGCGGGATGTCTGGATAAAGAGCAGCACGAGTATCCCGACACGTATCACGAAATCTTTGATGATTTAGATCGTCAGCAAGTACTGGCAGATTTAGAAAACTGGTTAGAACGGCACCTGTCACCTACTATGACCTCAGCGGTTTAA
- a CDS encoding Sll0314/Alr1548 family TPR repeat-containing protein, whose product MQYSPHRHPISTKRFFATVTGSLAIALSMLTAPAWAGDPFRSNNPRAIDDQTEAAFRAMFEQGNYLEAANVLRQPTANDPLAHSLRASLAYVDENWAALGRSATQTRESAAQLMQTDPLRGHLYTAVGHFLEGAHILRTQGTIAGTPAILGKLQQVFDELDQAEAIDPNDPELNLVRGYMDLMLAVNLPFSNPDDAIARLQNYAAPTYLAQRGIALGYRDLRQPDLALAAVDRALAETPNNPDLLYLKAQILMLRAAALKQQGQESQWRSLGEQGIRLFTRALSQQAQLPQELVNQIAWEQCRAVNSIRNRARDCNPLLRQTRGG is encoded by the coding sequence ATGCAGTATTCCCCCCATCGTCACCCCATCTCCACAAAACGCTTCTTTGCGACTGTTACAGGTAGTCTGGCGATCGCCCTCAGTATGTTGACGGCTCCTGCCTGGGCAGGTGACCCCTTCCGCAGCAACAACCCGCGGGCGATCGACGATCAAACCGAGGCGGCGTTTCGAGCCATGTTTGAGCAGGGCAACTATTTAGAAGCGGCTAATGTGTTGCGGCAACCAACGGCAAATGATCCCCTTGCCCATTCCCTCCGAGCATCTCTGGCATACGTTGATGAAAACTGGGCTGCTTTGGGTCGGAGTGCGACTCAGACTCGTGAAAGTGCAGCCCAACTGATGCAGACTGATCCCCTCAGAGGACATCTCTACACAGCCGTGGGTCACTTTTTAGAGGGGGCGCACATCTTGAGAACGCAGGGCACAATCGCAGGAACCCCAGCCATTTTAGGCAAACTGCAACAGGTGTTTGATGAGCTAGACCAGGCAGAGGCGATCGACCCCAATGATCCAGAGCTAAATCTGGTCAGAGGCTACATGGATCTGATGCTGGCGGTAAACCTGCCCTTCTCTAACCCCGATGATGCGATCGCTCGCTTACAAAACTACGCTGCACCCACCTATCTGGCACAACGGGGCATCGCTTTGGGATATCGAGATTTGCGTCAGCCTGATTTAGCCCTGGCGGCAGTCGATCGCGCCCTGGCGGAAACCCCCAATAACCCAGACTTGCTTTACCTCAAAGCCCAAATTTTGATGTTGCGAGCAGCAGCACTCAAGCAACAGGGACAGGAATCTCAATGGCGATCGCTCGGAGAGCAGGGAATCCGCCTCTTTACACGGGCACTCTCTCAACAGGCTCAGTTACCACAGGAGTTGGTCAATCAGATTGCCTGGGAGCAATGCCGCGCTGTCAATAGCATCCGAAATCGTGCCCGTGACTGCAATCCATTGTTGCGGCAAACACGAGGAGGCTAA
- a CDS encoding Uma2 family endonuclease, which yields MSDTLSAPYVELPPTQEELPYDDGVPMESARHKAQMDLLIDALTPWLAEREDGFVGGNMFVYYSSAQLRNQDFKGPDFFVVLGVPKGERKSWVVWEEGKAPDVVIELLSDSTATTDKTSKKLIYQNQMRVPEYFWYDPFNSEDWAGFSIQQGGYKPLVMGDRDQLVSEALGLGLQRWQGNYKGIDAIWLRWATLEGELLPTPEELQRQRAEQERQRAEQERQRADRAEEQLLQTARNLLSTGMAVAQVAQITGLRIEAISPTMDD from the coding sequence ATGTCAGACACCCTATCTGCCCCTTATGTTGAGCTTCCCCCCACGCAGGAAGAGCTTCCCTATGATGATGGTGTGCCTATGGAAAGTGCACGGCACAAAGCCCAGATGGATTTGTTAATTGACGCTCTGACTCCCTGGTTGGCTGAGCGAGAAGATGGCTTTGTCGGTGGCAATATGTTTGTTTACTACAGCTCAGCCCAATTGCGAAATCAAGACTTTAAGGGGCCAGATTTTTTTGTTGTGTTAGGAGTCCCCAAAGGAGAACGCAAGAGTTGGGTCGTCTGGGAAGAAGGAAAAGCCCCTGACGTTGTGATTGAGTTGCTGTCTGACAGTACCGCTACTACCGATAAGACCAGTAAAAAGCTGATTTATCAGAATCAAATGCGAGTGCCAGAATATTTCTGGTACGACCCTTTCAACTCGGAGGATTGGGCAGGTTTCTCGATTCAACAGGGGGGGTACAAACCTCTCGTAATGGGCGATCGCGACCAGTTAGTGAGTGAAGCTTTGGGTTTAGGCTTACAGCGTTGGCAGGGCAACTACAAAGGAATTGACGCCATCTGGTTACGCTGGGCAACGTTAGAGGGAGAACTGCTGCCAACCCCAGAGGAATTGCAACGTCAACGGGCAGAACAGGAACGTCAACGGGCAGAGCAGGAACGCCAACGGGCAGACAGGGCAGAGGAACAACTTCTACAAACAGCCCGCAATTTATTATCAACTGGCATGGCAGTAGCACAGGTCGCTCAAATCACAGGTCTACGTATAGAGGCGATATCCCCAACAATGGACGATTGA
- a CDS encoding ABC transporter ATP-binding protein translates to MLYLKNLVYHPAATPIAILKSINLELAPQQMGLIIGPSGSGKSTLLEILAGLAQATSGTILWRNQELTPEHLQQLGGLVFQFPERHFCGNTILDELRLGHPELGKDRIERALESVGLAHLPLSTSPRSLSGGQQRRLALAVQLIRQPFLLLLDEPTAGLDWSMRQQLVSLLAKLKTEWSLLVVSHDAGELAAIADCAWTLNHGELEPASVASLAPKAYPVVIEGVGNGE, encoded by the coding sequence ATGCTCTATCTAAAAAATCTGGTTTATCATCCAGCCGCCACTCCCATTGCCATTTTGAAGTCAATCAACTTAGAACTGGCTCCGCAGCAGATGGGGTTAATTATTGGTCCTAGCGGCTCTGGCAAAAGCACCTTGTTAGAAATTTTGGCAGGGCTTGCCCAGGCAACTTCGGGTACGATTCTCTGGCGCAACCAAGAACTCACCCCCGAACATCTCCAGCAACTTGGGGGTCTGGTATTTCAGTTTCCAGAGCGGCACTTTTGCGGCAACACCATTTTGGATGAACTGCGGTTAGGGCACCCCGAACTCGGCAAAGACCGAATTGAGCGAGCTTTGGAATCAGTCGGTTTGGCGCATTTGCCCCTGAGCACTTCGCCCCGTTCGTTGAGCGGTGGACAACAACGACGATTGGCTCTGGCAGTGCAACTGATTCGTCAGCCCTTTTTGTTGTTGCTCGACGAACCTACTGCCGGATTGGACTGGTCGATGCGCCAGCAACTCGTGAGCCTGTTGGCAAAACTCAAAACCGAGTGGAGTTTGCTCGTGGTGTCTCATGATGCCGGAGAGCTAGCGGCGATCGCTGATTGTGCCTGGACACTCAACCACGGGGAATTGGAGCCTGCCAGTGTAGCGTCATTGGCTCCAAAAGCTTACCCCGTTGTGATTGAGGGAGTAGGGAATGGGGAGTAG
- a CDS encoding NACHT domain-containing protein, which produces MASQDQNIDGSSIENSAIQLSQAGQNAVSFQNSHDNQVTITNVVRFFGRGASPSVDWDWAQRLLKDKQLPDIRERLTDMLGRDRTLMQISLDEQLSWVGRSPLQANQRLQVQGKDQGILNWQQMLIETFGREDVGGKLLILGTPGAGKTTALLSLAEQLICGAIAQPKTVIPVIFELSTWRDGKSIKDWLIEQLYDVHGGDRKAKRYEQWLEQQVLLPLMDGLDELGLERQKQCTLKLNEFARHYPQLVVCCRVKEFAQANVKLDNLRGSVCLEPLSDEQIQDYLNRVDRLQLWSTIQATPVLQALLKPDEEGDPGLLRVPLFLTLVASVYDAQYPFQTKEELLDQYVDRQLSLDVRQSDRRKETDRKQWEYKTPAQEPDRRQTLKTLQWIARQLQKDNAVELLIERIQPRWLEKPQARRHYRLIFGLIVGLIVGLIVGLIVGLIVGLIVGLIFGLIVGLIFGLDDIAPVEAFKISMSRDARREIFASLKQYLIGGLIGGLIVGLIFGLIFGLIFGLKQDLQLRSRPNQGIWNSLQSMLWITVFSYLPGIVFTFGITELPRIVAAGVEQGDRAGTILDALWVAFPPFLVTGIFGALLFGFAGGGGVACVQHLCLRFVLWQSGIAPWNLARFLNYCVERRLLYRVGGRYRFLHRELLDHFAATL; this is translated from the coding sequence ATGGCTTCTCAAGATCAAAACATTGATGGCAGCAGCATTGAGAATAGTGCTATTCAACTGTCTCAAGCCGGACAAAATGCCGTTAGTTTTCAAAATAGTCACGATAACCAAGTCACGATCACTAATGTCGTCCGATTCTTTGGTCGGGGTGCATCTCCCTCAGTGGATTGGGATTGGGCACAGCGACTGCTGAAAGATAAGCAATTACCCGACATCCGCGAACGGCTCACCGATATGCTGGGACGCGATCGCACCCTCATGCAGATCTCGTTAGACGAGCAGTTATCGTGGGTGGGGCGTTCCCCGTTGCAAGCGAACCAGCGTTTACAGGTGCAGGGCAAAGATCAAGGCATTCTCAATTGGCAACAGATGTTGATTGAAACCTTTGGGCGGGAGGATGTCGGCGGCAAGTTATTGATTTTGGGGACACCCGGAGCCGGAAAAACCACCGCCTTGCTCAGTCTGGCAGAGCAACTGATTTGTGGAGCGATCGCCCAACCGAAAACGGTGATTCCGGTGATCTTTGAACTCTCAACCTGGCGAGACGGCAAAAGCATCAAGGATTGGTTGATTGAGCAGCTTTATGATGTGCATGGGGGCGATCGCAAAGCCAAACGCTATGAGCAATGGCTAGAGCAGCAGGTGTTATTGCCCTTGATGGATGGCTTGGATGAATTGGGCTTAGAGCGGCAAAAACAATGCACATTGAAACTGAATGAGTTTGCCCGCCATTACCCACAACTGGTGGTGTGTTGCCGAGTTAAGGAGTTTGCTCAAGCCAACGTCAAACTCGATAATTTGAGGGGTTCGGTGTGTCTGGAGCCATTGTCGGATGAGCAAATTCAAGACTATCTAAACCGCGTTGATCGGCTGCAACTCTGGTCAACGATTCAAGCAACCCCAGTTTTGCAAGCGTTGCTCAAACCCGATGAAGAAGGCGATCCAGGCTTGTTGCGGGTGCCGCTGTTTCTCACGTTGGTTGCCAGTGTGTATGATGCCCAGTACCCCTTTCAAACGAAGGAAGAATTGCTCGATCAGTATGTCGATCGCCAGTTGTCGCTGGATGTGCGGCAGAGCGATCGCCGCAAAGAAACCGACCGGAAACAGTGGGAATATAAAACCCCTGCTCAGGAACCCGATCGCCGACAAACCCTGAAGACCTTGCAGTGGATCGCCCGACAACTCCAAAAAGACAACGCTGTAGAATTGCTAATCGAACGCATCCAACCCCGTTGGCTAGAGAAACCCCAGGCACGACGACACTATCGGCTGATTTTTGGGCTGATTGTTGGGCTGATTGTTGGGCTGATTGTTGGGCTGATTGTTGGGCTGATTGTTGGGCTGATTGTTGGGCTGATTTTTGGGCTGATTGTTGGGCTGATTTTTGGGCTGGATGATATTGCACCTGTTGAGGCATTTAAAATTTCAATGTCGCGCGACGCGCGACGAGAAATTTTTGCCAGTTTGAAACAATATTTGATTGGTGGGCTGATTGGTGGGCTGATTGTTGGGCTGATTTTTGGGCTGATTTTTGGGCTGATTTTTGGGCTGAAGCAAGATTTGCAACTGCGATCGCGTCCTAACCAGGGCATCTGGAACTCATTGCAAAGTATGCTGTGGATCACGGTCTTCAGCTACCTCCCTGGCATTGTTTTTACGTTTGGGATCACAGAACTGCCTCGCATTGTTGCCGCAGGAGTTGAGCAAGGAGACCGTGCAGGAACGATTCTTGATGCGCTCTGGGTCGCCTTTCCACCCTTTTTAGTCACAGGCATCTTTGGGGCGTTACTCTTTGGCTTTGCGGGAGGAGGTGGGGTTGCCTGTGTTCAGCATCTTTGTCTGCGCTTTGTCCTCTGGCAGAGCGGCATCGCTCCCTGGAATCTGGCGCGGTTTCTCAATTACTGTGTCGAGCGGCGTTTGCTGTATCGGGTGGGGGGTCGCTATCGCTTCTTGCACCGTGAGTTGCTCGACCACTTTGCAGCTACGTTGTGA
- the rsmG gene encoding 16S rRNA (guanine(527)-N(7))-methyltransferase RsmG, with amino-acid sequence MTDEPQALPQAIETWQTTLNWQPTKSQQAQLQTLYELILAGNRQLNLTRITEPDEFWEKHIWDSLRGIVSWQPEKETDSPSSQEFPSLPISVSAQVIDIGTGGGFPGIPVAIAQPKWRVTLLDSTRKKMAFLDTVIAALGLPSVTTVSDRAESLGQHPQHRAHYDLALVRAVAEAPVCAEYALPLLKLGGFAVLYRGQWSESDTDTLKSAVAHLGGAIAHIAAFTTPLSQGIRHCIYLQKTARTPSEFPRAIGVPAKQPLG; translated from the coding sequence ATGACTGATGAACCGCAAGCCCTGCCACAGGCGATCGAAACGTGGCAAACAACATTAAATTGGCAACCCACCAAGTCGCAACAGGCTCAACTTCAAACTCTCTACGAATTAATCCTGGCAGGCAATCGTCAACTCAACCTCACCCGCATCACGGAACCCGACGAATTTTGGGAAAAGCACATCTGGGATTCCCTGCGGGGCATCGTGTCCTGGCAGCCTGAAAAAGAGACAGACTCACCCTCCAGTCAAGAGTTTCCATCTCTGCCTATCTCTGTCTCCGCTCAAGTGATTGACATCGGTACTGGGGGAGGGTTTCCGGGCATCCCCGTAGCGATCGCCCAGCCCAAGTGGCGTGTCACCTTGCTGGACTCAACCCGTAAAAAAATGGCGTTTCTCGATACGGTCATCGCTGCCCTGGGCTTACCCAGTGTGACCACAGTAAGCGATCGCGCCGAATCGCTAGGGCAACACCCGCAACACCGTGCCCACTATGACCTGGCATTAGTTCGGGCGGTTGCTGAAGCACCCGTCTGTGCCGAATATGCTCTTCCTCTGCTGAAACTGGGTGGATTTGCCGTGCTTTATCGGGGGCAGTGGAGTGAGTCAGACACCGACACGCTGAAATCGGCTGTGGCTCACCTGGGAGGGGCGATCGCCCATATCGCCGCATTCACCACTCCCCTCAGTCAGGGCATTCGGCATTGCATCTATCTCCAAAAAACGGCTCGTACTCCCAGTGAGTTTCCCAGGGCGATCGGGGTTCCAGCCAAACAACCGTTGGGGTGA
- a CDS encoding nucleotidyltransferase family protein, with product MLTLNIQLPEDKLVAFCQRWKVSELALFGSVLRDDFRPDSDIDVLITFASDAKRGLLTLVKMKYELEDMLGRKVDLVSKHAVETSHNWIRRNEILGTAQVIYVAR from the coding sequence ATGCTCACGCTCAACATTCAACTTCCTGAAGACAAGCTCGTTGCATTCTGCCAACGTTGGAAGGTGAGTGAGCTTGCTCTGTTTGGTTCTGTCCTCCGAGACGATTTTCGCCCTGACAGCGATATTGATGTTCTAATTACTTTTGCTTCAGATGCGAAACGCGGGTTATTGACCTTAGTAAAGATGAAGTACGAGTTGGAGGATATGTTGGGGCGCAAAGTAGATTTGGTCAGCAAGCACGCTGTCGAAACGAGCCATAACTGGATTCGACGCAACGAGATTTTGGGAACGGCTCAGGTCATTTATGTTGCGAGATAG
- a CDS encoding 1-acyl-sn-glycerol-3-phosphate acyltransferase: MSHSRQRAQPPLEFIPERFNPLVLRVAHWLLPIVMRVRLRSWLPAGIAQVDVTNAEGLADLYQQFQTGKIRLVMAFRHVEVDDPLSLMFLCSRAVPRAARQKGIALQYPLHAHYMYDRGMTLWGGNWLGWLLSRLGGVPMHRGKQLDRSAVRATRKLLTDGKLPFAMAPEGQTNGHSETVSPLEPGLAQLSFWCVQDLVKEKRTEPVIVVPIGVQYHYVNPPWANLDRLLSQLEADTGLPVQAIASTTSPDVAQQCYQRICQLGEHLLTQMEQFYRRFTHRVETIPDNPTGRFDERLHIVLDRALQTAEQHFGLSSQGTVIERCRRVEEASWRDIYREDLPDLTGLSPFDRGLADWIAEAAEMRSRHMRLVESFVAVTETYVQKNPSVERLAEMAMLMFDLVARIKGDSVPARPRLGWRRVQITVGQPISVSDRWSMYERDRPSAKQALRELTQEVQAALEKMIPDDASIR, from the coding sequence TTGTCCCATTCTCGTCAGCGTGCTCAACCTCCCCTGGAGTTTATTCCCGAACGCTTCAATCCACTCGTGTTGAGGGTTGCCCACTGGCTGTTGCCGATTGTGATGCGGGTAAGGTTGCGATCGTGGCTTCCAGCAGGCATTGCCCAGGTCGATGTCACGAATGCAGAGGGATTGGCTGACCTGTATCAACAGTTTCAGACAGGTAAGATTCGCTTGGTTATGGCGTTTCGCCATGTCGAAGTGGATGATCCGTTGAGTTTGATGTTTTTGTGCTCTCGTGCGGTTCCGCGAGCGGCTCGTCAAAAGGGAATTGCGCTGCAATATCCCCTCCATGCCCATTACATGTACGATCGCGGCATGACGTTGTGGGGAGGCAACTGGTTGGGTTGGTTGCTGTCCCGGTTAGGTGGGGTTCCAATGCATCGCGGGAAGCAACTCGATCGCTCAGCAGTGCGAGCCACCCGCAAACTACTGACGGATGGCAAGCTACCCTTTGCGATGGCTCCAGAAGGGCAGACCAACGGACACAGCGAAACTGTCAGCCCACTAGAACCGGGGTTAGCCCAACTCAGTTTCTGGTGCGTTCAAGATCTGGTCAAGGAAAAGCGCACAGAACCTGTAATCGTGGTGCCGATCGGTGTTCAATACCACTATGTAAATCCACCCTGGGCAAATCTAGATCGGTTGCTGAGCCAGTTGGAGGCGGATACGGGCTTACCTGTGCAGGCGATCGCCTCAACGACTTCGCCTGATGTAGCTCAGCAATGCTATCAGCGGATTTGTCAGTTGGGTGAGCATTTGCTAACTCAAATGGAGCAGTTTTATCGACGCTTTACACATCGTGTCGAGACTATTCCAGACAACCCAACAGGTAGGTTTGACGAACGGCTACACATCGTCTTAGACCGAGCACTGCAAACAGCAGAACAGCATTTTGGATTATCCTCCCAAGGCACTGTGATTGAACGATGTCGCCGTGTAGAAGAAGCGAGTTGGCGGGATATCTACCGGGAAGACTTGCCCGATTTGACTGGGTTGTCACCGTTTGACCGGGGACTGGCTGACTGGATTGCCGAAGCAGCTGAGATGCGATCGCGCCATATGCGACTGGTTGAAAGCTTTGTTGCCGTCACAGAAACCTATGTTCAGAAAAACCCCTCAGTGGAACGACTGGCGGAGATGGCAATGCTGATGTTTGACCTGGTCGCCCGAATTAAGGGGGATAGCGTTCCTGCTCGTCCCCGGTTGGGTTGGAGACGGGTGCAGATAACTGTGGGTCAACCGATTTCTGTGAGCGATCGCTGGTCGATGTATGAGCGCGATCGCCCATCGGCTAAACAAGCATTGCGGGAGTTAACGCAAGAGGTTCAAGCGGCATTGGAGAAGATGATTCCAGACGACGCCTCGATCAGGTGA